The proteins below are encoded in one region of Micromonospora sp. DSM 45708:
- a CDS encoding glycosyltransferase family 4 protein codes for MTDASPAPRWPGSVALVLASSTGGVGQHVRSVARGLTEAGASVLVCGPAATQQQFDFTGTGARFTPVEIPASPTPGDARAVTALRRALAETPVDVVHAHGLRAGLVAALARPTVPLVVTWHNAVLAGGLRGALSRLVERVVARSVRVALGASADLVERAAALGAADARLAPVAAPTLPPPGRRRAAVRAEFGVTADRPLILSVGRLHPQKRYDVLIDAAARWRTRVPAPAVVIAGSGPAYLPLAARISAARAPVTLLGHRTDVADLLAGADLAVVTSDWEARQLFAQEALRAGVPLVATAVGGLPELVGDAAVLVPAGDVDAVDAAVRELLDDAARRADLGRRGAARAATWPTEADTVAALADLYAELTPQHSTGNR; via the coding sequence ATGACGGACGCCTCGCCGGCACCGCGCTGGCCCGGGTCGGTCGCCCTGGTGCTCGCCTCCAGCACCGGCGGGGTGGGACAGCACGTCCGGTCGGTCGCCCGCGGGCTGACCGAGGCCGGCGCGTCGGTGCTGGTCTGCGGACCGGCCGCCACCCAGCAGCAGTTCGACTTCACCGGCACGGGCGCCCGGTTCACGCCGGTGGAGATCCCGGCCAGCCCCACCCCGGGCGACGCGCGCGCGGTCACCGCGCTGCGCCGGGCGCTGGCGGAGACGCCTGTCGACGTGGTGCACGCGCACGGCCTGCGGGCCGGCCTGGTCGCCGCGCTCGCCCGGCCCACCGTCCCGCTGGTGGTCACCTGGCACAACGCGGTGCTCGCCGGCGGGCTGCGCGGCGCGTTGTCCCGGCTGGTCGAACGCGTCGTCGCCCGCTCCGTGCGGGTCGCGCTCGGGGCCTCCGCCGACCTGGTCGAGCGGGCCGCCGCGCTGGGTGCCGCCGACGCCCGGCTGGCGCCGGTCGCCGCGCCGACGCTGCCCCCGCCCGGTCGCCGCCGCGCCGCGGTGCGGGCCGAGTTCGGCGTCACCGCCGACCGTCCGCTGATCCTCTCGGTGGGCCGGCTGCACCCGCAGAAGCGGTACGACGTGCTGATCGACGCCGCCGCCCGGTGGCGGACCCGGGTACCCGCCCCGGCGGTGGTGATCGCCGGCAGCGGACCCGCCTACCTGCCGCTGGCCGCGCGGATCTCGGCCGCCCGCGCGCCGGTGACCCTGCTCGGGCACCGCACCGACGTGGCGGACCTGCTGGCCGGCGCCGACCTGGCGGTGGTCACCAGCGACTGGGAGGCCCGCCAGTTGTTCGCGCAGGAGGCGCTGCGCGCCGGCGTACCGCTGGTGGCGACCGCTGTCGGTGGCCTGCCGGAGCTGGTCGGCGACGCCGCGGTGCTGGTCCCGGCCGGCGACGTGGACGCGGTCGACGCGGCGGTGCGCGAGCTGCTCGACGACGCGGCCCGCCGCGCCGACCTGGGCCGCCGGGGCGCGGCCCGCGCCGCGACCTGGCCCACCGAGGCGGACACCGTGGCCGCGCTCGCCGACCTGTACGCGGAGCTGACGCCACAGCACTCCACGGGGAACCGCTGA